Proteins from a genomic interval of Epinephelus fuscoguttatus linkage group LG16, E.fuscoguttatus.final_Chr_v1:
- the LOC125903745 gene encoding metal transporter CNNM1: MSFSSSFSMMAADAADALCCILHPRRLSLLFLTVTFSSLPAPTAALLGVRPEDTQSGELSVQDGMLRALEGTRFMLRVYYSASPATEQHPNISGRPDAAPAAPWIAFIEEPDGDGGDTERRLRSTSNPCDEENARSSDIELLGSFRSTSSHNSVLVELLAKDLRRGEVIKYYSMCAFDGVKWEHFSTKDFWLAVVERPPEADVWLQAGVSILLLGLSALCSGLNISILALDPVELRVLQNSGTEKEQKYARKIESVRKHGNYILCTVVLGNVLTNTCFVVWMCQILGMTALSTASCTFGIFFIGEILPHSVASRHSLAIASKTLCATRLLMLVFFPIAYPVSKILDIMLHQEISNFYTREKLVAMLRVTDPYHDLVKEELNIIQGALELRTKTVEDVLTPLSDCYMLSSDAVLDFCTMSDVMQSGFTRIPVYENERSNIVDILFVKDLAFVDPDDCTPLKTITQFYKHPMHCVFNDTKLDVMLEEFKRGKSHLAVVQRVNSEGDGDPFYEVMGIVTLEDVIEEIIKSEIVDETDLYTDNRNKRRVSNHERKQQDFSIFKVAENELKVKISPQLLLATHRFLSTEVEPFRLCHLSEKILLRLIKHPSVVQELKFNPKNKHAPQHYLFQRSKPVDYFVLILQGRVEVEIGKEALRFENGAFSYYGMPALISPLPVGARYSSRGSGLNQSDSLLSGGSVGQLTTGGGAYLPDYSVRQLTDLQIIKITRSHYQNALTATRMDSSPQTPDAVDPDAKGRTPVPEARSHSIALPLTHTHTRLGLARLAHLHPHGGLRNTSQLNERNRIVRSKSDGQRSPNDTVFLRMDEIPYIHEDRPESYGENDVPTESQPSTSPFISSLSLSSSEENIGKKLLRKLSNKRRKKSRDGDKSLEEGSEQPPVTS; this comes from the exons ATGTCCTTCAGTAGTTCATTCAGCATGATGGCTGCGGATGCTGCGGATGCTCTGTGCTGCATCCTGCATCCGCGCCGGCTCTCCCTGCTCTTCCTCACCGTCACCTTCTCCTCTCTGCCGGCCCCGACAGCAGCGCTGCTCGGCGTCCGGCCGGAGGACACCCAGAGCGGGGAGCTGTCCGTGCAGGATGGGATGCTGAGAGCGTTGGAGGGGACCCGCTTCATGCTGAGGGTTTACTACTCCGCATCTCCAGCTACGGAGCAGCATCCCAACATCAGCGGCAGACCTGATGCGGCTCCCGCCGCCCCGTGGATCGCCTTCATAGAGGAGCCAGATGGGGACGGCGGGGACACGGAGAGGCGGCTCCGGTCCACAAGTAATCCGTGCGACGAGGAGAATGCCCGAAGCTCTGACATCGAGCTGCTGGGCTCTTTCAGATCCACCTCAAGTCACAACTCAGTGTTGGTGGAGCTGCTCGCTAAAGACCTCCGCAGAGGGGAGGTGATCAAATACTACTCCATGTGCGCGTTTGATGGAGTGAAATGGGAGCATTTCAGCACCAAAGACTTCTGGTTGGCGGTGGTGGAGAGACCTCCAGAGGCAGACGTTTGGCTCCAGGCGGGTGTCTCGATACTCTTGTTGGGGCTGTCCGCGCTCTGCAGCGGTCTGAACATCAGCATCCTGGCCCTGGACCCCGTTGAGCTGCGGGTCCTGCAGAACAGTGGCACAGAGAAGGAGCAGAAATACGCACGGAAAATAGAGTCAGTGCGTAAACATGGGAACTACATCCTTTGCACCGTGGTGCTGGGCAACGTGCTTACAAACACATGCTTTGTGGTGTGGATGTGCCAGATTTTAGGAATGACTGCACTCTCAACGGCCTCGTGCACCTTTGGGATATTCTTCATAGGCGAGATTTTACCTCACTCCGTGGCGTCCAGGCACAGTCTCGCCATCGCCTCCAAGACCCTCTGCGCCACCCGCCTGCTTATGCTGGTGTTTTTCCCCATCGCCTACCCAGTCTCCAAGATCCTGGACATCATGCTGCACCAGGAGATCAGCAACTTTTACACCAGGGAGAAGTTGGTGGCCATGCTGCGCGTCACAGACCCGTACCACGACCTGGTCAAAGAGGAGCTCAACATCATCCAGGGAGCCCTGGAGCTGAGGACCAAGACGGTGGAGGACGTGCTGACCCCGCTGTCAGACTGCTACATGCTGTCCTCGGACGCCGTGCTGGACTTCTGCACCATGTCGGACGTGATGCAGAGCGGCTTCACACGCATCCCGGTCTACGAGAACGAGAGATCCAACATCGTGGACATCCTGTTTGTCAAAGACTTGGCCTTCGTGGATCCGGATGATTGCACTCCCTTGAAAACAATCACTCAGTTCTACAAGCATCCCATGCACTGCGTGTTCAATGACACCAAGCTGGATGTGATGCTGGAGGAATTCAAGAGAG GTAAGTCCCACCTGGCTGTGGTGCAGAGGGTGAACAGCGAAGGCGATGGAGACCCCTTCTATGAAGTGATGGGCATCGTCACCCTGGAGGACGTCATAGAAGAGATCATCAAGTCTGAGATTGTGGACGAGACAGACTTGTATA CTGATAATCGGAACAAAAGGCGAGTATCCAACCACGAGAGGAAGCAGCAGGATTTCTCCATCTTTAAAGTGGCAGAAAATGAGCTGAAGGTGAAGATCTCGCCGCAGTTACTGCTCGCAACACATCGCTTCTTGTCGACAG AGGTGGAGCCTTTTAGGCTGTGTCACCTGTCAGAAAAGATCCTGCTGCGTCTCATCAAACATCCCAGCGTTGTGCAGGAGCTCAAGTTCAACCCCAAGAACAAGCATGCGCCTCAACACTACCTCTTCCAGAGAAGCAAACCTGTGGACTACTTTGTTCTTATTCTGCAG GGCCGGGTGGAGGTAGAGATAGGAAAGGAGGCTCTTCGCTTTGAAAATGGAGCGTTCTCCTATTACGGCATGCCGGCCCTCATCTCACCCCTGCCTGTTG gtgCGAGGTATAGTTCCCGGGGCAGTGGTCTGAACCAATCAGATTCCTTACTGAGTGGAGGCAGTGTGGGTCAGCTCACCACAGGAGGAGGGGCCTACTTACCAGACTACTCAGTCCGTCAGCTCACAGACCTGCAGATCATCAAG ATCACCAGGAGCCACTACCAAAACGCCCTAACTGCCACCAGGATGGACAGCTCCCCTCAGACACCGGATGCGGTGGATCCTGATGCTAAGGGGAGGACTCCTGTCCCAGAGGCCCGCTCACACAGCATCGCTCTCCccctcacgcacacacacactcgactGGGGCTGGCACGCCTTGCACATCTCCATCCCCATGGTGGCCTTCGTAACACCTCCCAGCTCAACGAAAGAAACCGCATCGTTC GCAGTAAATCTGACGGACAGAGGAGTCCGAACGATACCGTGTTCCTCCGCATGGATGAGATTCCCTACATCCACGAGGACCGGCCGGAAAGTTATGGAGAGAATG ACGTGCCTACAGAGTCTcagccctccacctcccccttcatcagctctctgtctctgtccagctCGGAGGAGAACATCGGGAAAAAGCTGTTGCGTAAATTGA GTaacaagaggaggaaaaagtcTCGCGATGGAGACAAGAGTTTGGAAGAAGGTTCAGAGCAGCCGCCGGTGACGAGCTAG